In the genome of Rhodospirillaceae bacterium, the window CCGGAAGACCGCCACGTCGCCCCGCTCCGGCTCGCCCGTCAGGAGCCGGCTTTCGATAATGTCGGGGCTGAACGGAACCGAATAGTTCGAATAGCCGTAGCTGAACTTCGAGACGAACAGGTAATCGCCCTTGTGCAGGCCCGGATACATCGAATCCGACGGAATGTTGAAGGGCTCGTAGAGGAAAGTGCGCACGACCAATGCGATCAGCACGGCGTAGAGGATCGTCTTGAGCGCACCGCCGGTATCGGACTTTCGGGCAGATTTTTTTTGCGCTGCTTGGGCTTTGCGCACAGGGCGCCTCCTCGGGTCCTTCGAACCTCGGCTACAGCCCGATTTGGGGAGAAACGGCGCAAGCGCAACCGGGCCGCCGCCGCGCCTGCACGCTGTACCCCGTCTGCCCGGCCCCCACAACCGTCCACCGGCGGTCGTCGGCTCATGCTTCTGCCGCGACAGCAGGGGAAAAGGCGACTTGCAGTCCGGAAAACCCGGTCAGGAACCATTCTCCTCCGGCACCGCGGAAATTACGACGATCACCTGCGCGAGCGGCGGCTCGTCGGTGATCGAAACGTCGATGCGGCCCTCCATGCCGTCGGGCAGCAGTTCGGCGAGCCGCCGGGCCGCGCCGCCGGTGAGCGTCATCGTCGGCTTGCCGCCGGGCAGGTTCACAACGCCCATGTCCCGCCAGTAGACGCCGCGCCGGAAACCCGTACCCAGCGCCTTGGCGCAGGCTTCCTTTGCGGCGAACCGCTTGGCGTAGGTCTCCGCGCGCCGGCGGCGGCCGTCCGCCCGTGCCCGTTCGACATCCGTGAAACACCGGTGGGTGAACCGGTCGCCGAACCGGTCCAGCGTATTGCGGATCCGGCGAATATCGATGAGGTCGCTGCCTACGCCGACGATCATGGTGCCCGGAGGGTCATTTTCGGGCCGCCGGACACCGGAACTGCCGTTCAGGCGCTGCGGGCGCCGGTCGCCTCGGCGCGGGCCTTGTCCATCAGGCTGCGCATCCGTTTGATCGCGCTCTCAAACCCGCCGAATATCGCCTCGCCGACCAGGAAATGGCCGATATTGAGTTCGACCAGAGTCGGAATGGCTGCGACGTCGCCCACCGTATCGAAGGTGAGTCCGTGGCCGGCATGACACTCCAGGCCGAGCCGTTCGGCATGGGCGGCCGCTTCCTCCAGCCGGCGCAACTCCCGGGCCCGGGCCGCCGCGTCGCCGTCGATGTCCGCTTCGCAGAACGAGCCGGTGTGCAACTCGACGACCGGCGCGCCGAGCGCAACCGCGGCATCGAGCGCTTCCCGGTCCGGCTCTATGAACAGGGAGACGCGGATGCCGGCTTTCTGAAGCGCACGCACATATGGCGCCAGGTGATTGTGGCCCTGAACGACGTTCAGGCCGCCTTCGGTCGTGCGCTCCTCGCGCTTTTCCGGAACGATGCAGGCCGCGTGGGGGCCGTGGCGCAGGGCGATCGCCAGCATCTCCCCGGTAGCCGCCATTTCCAGGTTGAGCGGCAGGTCGATCTCCCCGACCAGCCGGACGATATCCGGATCGGCGATATGGCGGCGGTCTTCGCGCAGATGGGCGGTGATGCCGTCGGCGCCGGCCGCTGCCGCAGCCCGGGCAGCGCGCACCGGGTCCGGATGCCGGCCGCCCCGGGCGTTCCGGATGGTCGCCACATGATCGATATTCACGCCGAGCCGCAGATGGCGCATCGCTGATATCCCGTTCGTTCCCGTCTAGCCGCGCGCCCGGTCGACCGAGGTGATGATCGGGCTGGCGCGCAATGCCGCGATGATCTCGGTCAGGTGGCGGACATCGTCAACCTGGATGTCGAGATGGATCTCGAAAAAGTCGATGGACCGGTTGGCGATGCGCAGGTTGGTGATGTTACCGCCATTCTTGCCGATGATGGTGGAAAGGTCGCCCAGCGTGCCGGGCTCGTTCGACAGAAACACCTTTATCCGCGCAATGTGGCTCTCCTCGGGCGACCCGTCGACATCCCAGGACAGGTCAAGCCAGTGACTGGGCATGCTGTTGAAGCGCTGCAGGGTATCGCAGTCGACGGTGTGGACCGTCACGCCCTTGCCGGTCGTGACGATGCCGACGATACGTTCGCCGGGCAGCGGATGGCAGCAGCGGGCGTAATGAACGGCCATCCCCGGGATCAGGCCGCGGATACTGATGCCGGTCTCCGCCGACGCCGCGCCATTCCCTTTCTTTCGGCGGGCCGTCTGTTTGCGCGCCTTGCCGGTCTCGCTCCCTTCGGCATGCGCCGGAAAGAGCTTGTTGACGACCTCCGGACCGGACAGCCGCCCCTCGCCGATGCGGATCAACAGGTCGTCCTCGTCCTGGACCTGGAAGAGCTCGACGGCGCGGGCGATCGCCTTCTTGGTCAGGCGCCGGTTTTCCTGCCGGAAGGCCTTGTCGAGGATGCCGCGGCCCAGCTCGCGGTATTCGTGCCGGTGCTGGATGCGAATGAAACGCCGGATCCGGGCCCGCGCCTTGCCGGTCGCAACGAAGCGCAACCAGTCCGGCGACGGTTTCTGGGACTTCGAGGTCAGCACTTCGACCTGGTCGCCGTTCACCAGGCCCGTCTGCAGCGGCACCATCCGGCCGTTGACCTTGACGCCGGTGCACCGGTCGCCGACCTCGGAATGGACCGCATAGGCAAAATCGACCGGCGTTGCGCCATGGGGCAGCGCGATCAGGTCGCCGCGCGGCGTGAAGCAGAAAACCTGGTCCCGGAACATCTCGAGCTTGGTGTGCTCCAGAAACTCATCCGGCCCCTCCGCTTGCTCCATGATGTCGAGCAGCTCGCGCAGCCAGCGGTATTGCGGCGTATCGGCCTCGCCCCTGCCGTTCGCGGCCTTCTGTTTGTACGACCAGTGGGCCGCCAGCCCGTTCTCGGCGAGGTTGTGCATCTCACCAGTGCGGATCTGGATCTCGATCCGGTAGCCGTCGGGCCCGATCACGGCCGTGTGGATCGAGCGGTAGCCGTTGGGCTTCGGCAGGCTGATATAATCCTTGAAACGGCCGGGGCTGACCCGCCAGGCGCCGTGAATTGCGCCGAGCGCCCGATAGCATTCCTCGATCGTCCCGACCTGGACACGAAAAGCCATGATGTCGCTGAGTTGTTCGAACTCGACATCCTTGCGCTGCATCTTGCGCCAGATCGAATAGGGCGATTTTTCCCGGCCGCCTACGTCCGGCTTCAGGCCGGCGTCCTCAAGCGTCCTGGAAAGCGAATCGATGATCCGCGGCACCAGCGACTCGCCGGCTGTCCGAAGGAACTCGAGCCGCTTCATGATCGACGTCCGCGCATCCGGGTTGATATGCGCGAAGGCCAGATCCTCCAGCTCGTCCTGCAATTCGCGCATGCCGATACGCTCGGCAAGCGGGCTGTAAATTTCGAGCGTTTCGCTGGCGATGCGCTTGCGCTTTTCCCTGTC includes:
- a CDS encoding pyridoxine 5'-phosphate synthase, which produces MRHLRLGVNIDHVATIRNARGGRHPDPVRAARAAAAAGADGITAHLREDRRHIADPDIVRLVGEIDLPLNLEMAATGEMLAIALRHGPHAACIVPEKREERTTEGGLNVVQGHNHLAPYVRALQKAGIRVSLFIEPDREALDAAVALGAPVVELHTGSFCEADIDGDAAARARELRRLEEAAAHAERLGLECHAGHGLTFDTVGDVAAIPTLVELNIGHFLVGEAIFGGFESAIKRMRSLMDKARAEATGARSA
- the acpS gene encoding holo-ACP synthase, with protein sequence MIVGVGSDLIDIRRIRNTLDRFGDRFTHRCFTDVERARADGRRRRAETYAKRFAAKEACAKALGTGFRRGVYWRDMGVVNLPGGKPTMTLTGGAARRLAELLPDGMEGRIDVSITDEPPLAQVIVVISAVPEENGS
- a CDS encoding bifunctional (p)ppGpp synthetase/guanosine-3',5'-bis(diphosphate) 3'-pyrophosphohydrolase is translated as MMRQYELVETVKQYDPSADEQAINRAYVFSMKAHGAQKRASGDPYFSHPVEVAGILTHYRLDGASIITALLHDTVEDTRATLPEIEDLFGTEIAKLVDGVTKLSQLEITGSEARQAENFRKLLLAMSEDLRVLLVKLADRLHNMRTLDHIRDREKRKRIASETLEIYSPLAERIGMRELQDELEDLAFAHINPDARTSIMKRLEFLRTAGESLVPRIIDSLSRTLEDAGLKPDVGGREKSPYSIWRKMQRKDVEFEQLSDIMAFRVQVGTIEECYRALGAIHGAWRVSPGRFKDYISLPKPNGYRSIHTAVIGPDGYRIEIQIRTGEMHNLAENGLAAHWSYKQKAANGRGEADTPQYRWLRELLDIMEQAEGPDEFLEHTKLEMFRDQVFCFTPRGDLIALPHGATPVDFAYAVHSEVGDRCTGVKVNGRMVPLQTGLVNGDQVEVLTSKSQKPSPDWLRFVATGKARARIRRFIRIQHRHEYRELGRGILDKAFRQENRRLTKKAIARAVELFQVQDEDDLLIRIGEGRLSGPEVVNKLFPAHAEGSETGKARKQTARRKKGNGAASAETGISIRGLIPGMAVHYARCCHPLPGERIVGIVTTGKGVTVHTVDCDTLQRFNSMPSHWLDLSWDVDGSPEESHIARIKVFLSNEPGTLGDLSTIIGKNGGNITNLRIANRSIDFFEIHLDIQVDDVRHLTEIIAALRASPIITSVDRARG